The genomic DNA CGTGACCACGCCGAACCCCGTCAGCATCCATTGAACATACACGCCCGCGAAATCCAACAGTTCGGGCATGAAGGCGCCCTCACCCGCGGCCAGCGAGAGTCCGAGCAATAGCAGGACAAGCAAGGTTATCCCGGTCCCTGCGGCGAACAGGGTGACGCAGTAGGTCTCGAACAGATTCGGGCCGATCAGGTAGCGTCGGGGAGGGGCATAGCGGGCGGCTGTCCGCTCCGGTGGACCGAAGGATTGCAGCAGGGCGGCCTGTTCGGCTTCGAGCGCGGCCGGGTCGGGCGGCGCCTTCCCGGCGGTGCGGTCGCGGAACGAATCGGCGAGCAACGAGCGGAGTTCGGCTTCCACATCCGCGCGCGTGCGGCGCGGCAAACGGCGTCCGACTTCTTTGACGTAGCGGTCGAGCAGATCGGGTGTCATCTTAGGCGTCCTTTTTTGTCAGGCGGTTCAGCGCGGCGGAAAGCGAGCGCCATTGGGCGGTCAACGTGCGCAGGGCTTCCCGCCCTTGGCGGCTGAGTTTGTAGTAGCGGCGCGGCTGGGAGCCCTCCGTCGACCAGCGGCTCTCCAGCAAGCCCTGCTTTTCGAGGCGGCGCAAGAGCGGGTATAGCGTTCCCTGGTCGATCTCCATTCCTTGATCGGCCAGTTGCTGAGAGAGGGCGTATCCGTATTGCTCTTCTTCAAGCCGGCTGAGCGCGGCCAAGACGAACGTGCCACCGCGCAGTTCCGAAACCAAGTTGGGGAGGGGGTCAGCCATATATCCTCCAATA from Anaerolineales bacterium includes the following:
- a CDS encoding helix-turn-helix transcriptional regulator, whose product is MADPLPNLVSELRGGTFVLAALSRLEEEQYGYALSQQLADQGMEIDQGTLYPLLRRLEKQGLLESRWSTEGSQPRRYYKLSRQGREALRTLTAQWRSLSAALNRLTKKDA